The following coding sequences lie in one Psychrilyobacter atlanticus DSM 19335 genomic window:
- a CDS encoding DedA family protein, with amino-acid sequence MNIVEIDKFIEILQQHQNIAYLILFMGSMVETIIGLSFLFFGEVFFLAGGILAGTGRLDIGKVIVVLYLGGIIGDNISYFIGRKYGLKLYESFSQYRFFNRVINKKNYDKGVSYFTKVGPISVFLARFMGPISWITPFISGVYTMNYRKFFFYNFFGVILGIGQFIVVGYFGGEYIDLYL; translated from the coding sequence ATGAATATAGTAGAAATTGATAAATTTATAGAGATTTTACAGCAACACCAAAATATAGCTTATTTAATATTATTTATGGGTTCCATGGTAGAAACTATTATAGGTCTTTCATTTTTATTCTTTGGAGAGGTATTTTTTCTAGCTGGAGGAATTTTAGCTGGTACAGGGAGGTTAGATATAGGAAAAGTCATAGTAGTATTATATTTAGGCGGAATTATAGGAGATAATATCAGTTACTTTATCGGAAGAAAATATGGTCTAAAACTTTATGAATCTTTTTCTCAATATAGGTTTTTTAATAGAGTTATAAATAAAAAAAATTATGATAAAGGTGTCTCATATTTTACTAAAGTAGGACCTATCAGTGTATTTTTAGCAAGGTTTATGGGGCCTATTTCATGGATCACTCCATTTATTTCTGGTGTATATACAATGAATTATAGGAAGTTTTTCTTCTATAATTTTTTTGGAGTTATCCTTGGGATTGGACAATTTATAGTTGTAGGATATTTTGGAGGGGAATACATAGATTTATATCTGTAA
- a CDS encoding S66 family peptidase, translating into MEFKLKKGDGIGIFSPSTPITKIAPKRYNRGKEFLEKKGFKVIEGKLTGKSDFYRSGTIEERAEELNELIRDPEVRCIMSTIGGSNSNSLLPYIDYEAFIKDPKIVIGYSDVTAILMGIYAKTGIKTFYGPAIVASFGELEPYNELTYKYFEDIFVKDINGDYEYKIPECWTEEYINWEEQIRPKLKNKNNWISLKGGETEGRLIVGNLNTITGIWGSQYMPEIKKGDILLIEDSLKDIATIERSFSFLKINGVFDKIGGLILGKHELFNDKDTNRKPYEVLLEVLGEYNFPFLADVDCCHTHPMFTMAIGSNIRLDATNKQIILLNH; encoded by the coding sequence ATGGAATTTAAATTAAAAAAAGGTGATGGTATTGGGATTTTTTCACCCTCTACTCCTATAACAAAAATTGCACCTAAAAGATACAACAGAGGAAAAGAGTTCTTAGAGAAAAAAGGGTTTAAAGTAATAGAAGGAAAACTTACGGGGAAAAGTGATTTTTATAGATCAGGAACTATCGAAGAAAGAGCTGAGGAACTGAATGAATTAATAAGAGATCCAGAAGTACGATGTATTATGTCTACAATTGGAGGATCTAATTCAAATTCTTTATTACCTTATATAGACTATGAAGCTTTTATAAAAGATCCTAAAATTGTAATTGGTTATTCTGATGTGACAGCAATATTAATGGGAATATATGCTAAAACCGGAATAAAAACATTTTATGGACCAGCTATTGTTGCATCTTTTGGAGAATTAGAACCTTATAATGAATTGACTTATAAATATTTTGAGGATATTTTTGTAAAAGATATTAATGGTGACTATGAGTATAAAATCCCAGAATGTTGGACAGAAGAATATATAAATTGGGAAGAACAAATTAGACCTAAACTAAAAAATAAAAATAACTGGATCTCTTTAAAAGGTGGAGAAACTGAAGGAAGGTTAATAGTTGGGAATTTAAATACTATTACTGGGATATGGGGCAGCCAGTATATGCCTGAGATAAAAAAAGGTGATATATTATTGATAGAAGATTCATTGAAGGACATTGCTACTATTGAAAGAAGTTTTTCCTTTCTTAAAATAAATGGAGTCTTTGATAAAATCGGTGGTTTAATATTAGGTAAACATGAGCTATTTAATGATAAAGATACCAACAGAAAGCCTTATGAGGTACTTTTAGAAGTTTTAGGAGAGTATAATTTTCCTTTTCTTGCTGATGTGGACTGCTGTCATACCCATCCCATGTTTACAATGGCCATAGGATCCAATATAAGATTAGATGCGACTAATAAACAAATAATTCTTTTAAATCATTAA
- a CDS encoding bleomycin resistance protein, whose protein sequence is MKLNSLIPELTVLNIDVSLNFYTKILGFRIEYFREEDKFAFISLNGAQMMLEEYNDELWSTGSLEYPFGRGINFSIEVPDINTILENLKNNNINLKLNVEEKWYRKGTKLLGEKHFLVMDTDGYLLRFLESLGEKVIPK, encoded by the coding sequence ATGAAACTTAATAGTTTAATTCCTGAATTAACAGTTTTAAACATAGATGTTAGTTTAAATTTTTATACAAAAATACTTGGATTTAGAATAGAATATTTTAGAGAAGAAGATAAGTTTGCTTTCATTTCTCTTAATGGAGCTCAAATGATGTTAGAAGAATACAATGATGAATTGTGGAGTACCGGGAGTTTAGAATACCCTTTTGGAAGAGGAATAAATTTTTCAATTGAAGTTCCTGATATCAATACGATATTAGAAAATCTAAAAAATAACAATATAAATCTGAAGTTAAATGTAGAAGAAAAATGGTATAGAAAAGGTACAAAATTATTAGGAGAAAAACATTTTTTAGTAATGGATACCGATGGCTATCTTTTACGATTCTTAGAAAGTTTAGGAGAAAAAGTAATTCCTAAATAA
- a CDS encoding flavodoxin family protein yields MGSPRKGENTDRLTDLAIEALNNKNIEVKKYYLNSKKIFGCNACEYCIANGNCNIKDDITEIINEMKVSDGYIFAAPSYNYNVSSQMKILMDRTFCLNDYSNNSWKTKLDPGKKAIIIGVCKGKSIASMGYTMEAMRKPIDELGVKIIDEIRYFDTKHNPVISNPEIKKELTFRITNNSELKR; encoded by the coding sequence ATTGGAAGTCCTAGAAAAGGTGAGAATACAGATAGATTAACTGACCTTGCAATAGAAGCTTTAAACAATAAAAATATAGAAGTTAAAAAATATTACCTGAACAGTAAAAAAATTTTTGGATGTAATGCCTGTGAATACTGCATTGCAAATGGGAACTGTAATATTAAAGATGATATAACAGAGATAATCAATGAAATGAAAGTATCTGATGGGTATATTTTTGCTGCACCTTCATACAACTATAATGTAAGTTCCCAAATGAAAATATTGATGGACAGAACATTTTGTCTCAATGATTATTCCAATAACAGTTGGAAAACAAAACTAGATCCAGGGAAAAAAGCCATAATAATAGGTGTCTGTAAAGGAAAGAGTATAGCTTCTATGGGATACACCATGGAAGCTATGAGAAAACCTATAGATGAATTAGGTGTTAAAATAATTGATGAAATAAGGTATTTTGACACAAAGCATAATCCTGTTATTAGTAATCCTGAGATAAAGAAAGAATTAACTTTTAGAATTACAAATAACTCAGAATTAAAAAGATAG
- a CDS encoding DUF3427 domain-containing protein yields the protein MKSIHEELRKSVETGFIDKDHSSNNLYLPQLVTNNRLKNKKVLSVILNELRNCDEFYFSVAFLTKSGVAVLINTLEELRNKGIKGKVLVSQYQDFTQPEALKNLLQFENIELRIATKGNFHAKGYFFRHGKQYSLMVGSSNLTASALCTNKEWNLMVTASDNSSLVSEVLEEADLEFDRGYPVTPEYIKIYERIYNQQREMRYKSREEIEQILNYIEPNKMQRKALENIETLRRIGEDRGLLISATGTGKTYLSAFDVKQFNPKKFLFIVHRRNIAKKAMESYKTIFDRNKSMGLFSGDEKDTESDFIFSTVQTISKESNLELFSKDHFDYIVIDETHRASAPTYQKILNHFTPKFLLGMTATPERTDGFDIFDQFNHNIAYEIRLDGALEEEMLVPFHYYGVTDIKIEDSSIPEDENFSKLISEERVDRIIEKSKFYGADEKTIRGLIFCSRKRESQELSRLFNEKGYRTTALTGESSEREREEAVKRLESDGIDRLDYIFTVDIFNEGIDIPKINQIIMVRPTQSAIIFIQQLGRGLRKSRGKEYLTVIDFIGNYSNNYLIPIALYGDNSFDKSRIKKMLVNESTLIPGSSTVNFDKISKERIFKALDLANLKTKKDLIRNYELLKYKLGRIPMMIDFIGMNSRDPKTYVDYSKSYYNFVLTQERDLISHMGEREKKLLEFFSTDIANLKRIEEVILISHLIEKEECSLKKLRDDILNKYGYEISEETIDSLYKNLNFEFITEKQDKKLVTVREKYGFNIVKLEDNNFTLEDDFLESLEDKTFKIFLLDLLNYSRTAYDAIYKKQNFYDGFNLYEKYSRKDVIRILNWEKNEVAQGIAGYKVNEKLGNCPVFITYHGDEQIYDHGFLSRSEFKWMSKARRKLTSPDMTVIRNQKIRMPLFVKKSDDEGIEFFYMGDLTPKEDGIKEMRIVDKKGKDVSVVGIECRLNRNVEDEMYRYLMEE from the coding sequence ATGAAATCTATCCATGAAGAATTGAGAAAATCTGTGGAAACAGGGTTTATAGATAAAGATCATAGTTCAAATAACCTATATCTGCCCCAGTTGGTTACAAATAACAGGTTAAAAAATAAAAAAGTTTTATCGGTTATTTTAAATGAACTCAGGAATTGTGATGAGTTTTATTTTTCAGTTGCATTTCTGACTAAAAGTGGTGTGGCAGTACTGATAAATACTTTGGAGGAGCTGAGAAATAAGGGGATAAAGGGAAAGGTTTTGGTATCCCAATATCAGGATTTCACCCAGCCGGAAGCATTAAAAAATCTCCTCCAATTTGAAAATATAGAACTTCGTATAGCAACTAAAGGAAATTTTCATGCTAAGGGATATTTTTTCAGGCATGGAAAACAATATAGCCTCATGGTAGGAAGTAGTAACCTTACTGCTAGTGCCCTTTGTACCAATAAGGAATGGAACCTTATGGTTACTGCATCAGATAATTCTAGTTTAGTCTCGGAAGTTTTGGAAGAAGCAGATTTAGAGTTTGACAGGGGATATCCTGTAACTCCTGAATATATAAAAATATACGAGAGGATCTATAACCAACAGAGAGAAATGAGATATAAAAGCAGGGAGGAGATAGAACAAATATTAAATTACATTGAGCCCAATAAGATGCAGAGAAAGGCTCTTGAAAATATAGAAACTCTAAGAAGAATAGGAGAGGACAGGGGACTGTTGATATCAGCCACAGGAACCGGGAAAACCTATCTGTCGGCATTTGATGTAAAACAGTTTAATCCAAAGAAATTTCTATTTATAGTTCATAGAAGAAACATAGCTAAGAAAGCCATGGAAAGTTATAAAACTATCTTTGATAGAAATAAAAGTATGGGACTATTCTCAGGAGATGAAAAAGACACAGAGTCAGATTTTATCTTCTCCACAGTGCAGACCATCTCCAAGGAATCTAATTTAGAATTATTTTCCAAGGATCATTTTGATTATATTGTAATAGATGAAACCCACAGGGCTAGTGCTCCTACATACCAGAAAATCCTGAATCATTTTACTCCAAAATTTTTATTGGGAATGACAGCAACTCCCGAAAGAACAGATGGTTTTGATATATTTGATCAGTTTAACCATAATATTGCCTATGAGATCAGATTAGATGGAGCTCTTGAGGAGGAGATGCTGGTACCATTTCATTATTACGGAGTTACTGACATAAAGATAGAGGATAGTTCTATACCTGAAGACGAAAACTTTTCTAAATTGATCTCAGAAGAGAGGGTAGATAGGATAATTGAAAAATCAAAATTCTACGGTGCAGATGAAAAAACTATTCGGGGATTGATATTTTGCAGCAGAAAGAGGGAAAGTCAGGAGCTTTCCAGGTTATTCAACGAAAAGGGTTATAGGACAACAGCTCTTACCGGGGAAAGTTCTGAACGTGAGAGGGAGGAAGCAGTCAAAAGATTGGAGTCAGATGGAATAGACAGACTGGACTATATTTTTACAGTGGATATATTCAATGAAGGGATAGATATCCCCAAGATTAATCAGATAATCATGGTCCGGCCGACCCAGTCAGCTATAATTTTTATCCAACAGTTAGGAAGGGGCCTCAGGAAAAGCAGGGGAAAAGAATACCTTACAGTCATTGATTTTATAGGGAACTACAGTAATAACTATCTGATCCCTATAGCCCTTTACGGAGATAACAGTTTTGATAAGAGCAGGATAAAAAAGATGCTGGTTAATGAAAGCACTCTGATTCCTGGAAGTTCAACTGTTAATTTCGATAAGATATCCAAGGAAAGGATATTTAAAGCTCTGGATCTGGCTAACTTAAAGACTAAAAAAGATCTTATAAGAAATTATGAACTTTTAAAATATAAACTGGGCAGGATACCTATGATGATCGATTTCATAGGAATGAATTCTAGAGATCCAAAGACATATGTAGATTATTCAAAATCCTACTATAATTTTGTACTTACTCAGGAAAGAGATCTGATCTCTCATATGGGTGAAAGGGAGAAAAAATTATTGGAGTTTTTCTCCACAGACATTGCCAACCTTAAAAGAATCGAAGAGGTTATCCTAATATCTCACCTAATAGAGAAAGAAGAATGTAGTTTAAAAAAATTAAGGGATGATATTTTAAATAAATACGGATATGAAATATCTGAGGAAACTATAGACTCCCTGTATAAAAATCTTAATTTTGAATTTATCACAGAGAAACAGGATAAAAAGTTAGTTACAGTAAGGGAAAAATATGGATTTAATATCGTGAAATTAGAAGATAATAATTTTACTTTAGAAGATGATTTTCTGGAATCTCTAGAGGACAAAACTTTTAAGATTTTTTTATTGGATCTTCTAAATTATTCTAGGACAGCATATGATGCGATCTATAAAAAGCAAAATTTTTATGATGGGTTTAATCTTTATGAAAAGTATTCCAGAAAAGATGTTATAAGGATTTTGAACTGGGAAAAAAATGAAGTTGCCCAAGGGATAGCAGGATACAAGGTAAATGAAAAATTAGGGAACTGTCCGGTGTTTATCACCTATCATGGAGATGAACAGATCTATGATCACGGTTTTTTGAGTAGATCGGAATTTAAATGGATGTCCAAGGCCAGAAGGAAATTAACCAGTCCCGATATGACTGTTATCAGAAATCAGAAAATAAGGATGCCCCTATTTGTAAAAAAAAGTGACGATGAAGGGATAGAGTTTTTCTATATGGGGGATCTGACTCCCAAGGAAGACGGGATAAAAGAGATGAGAATAGTGGATAAAAAAGGAAAAGATGTTTCTGTGGTAGGAATAGAGTGCAGGTTAAACAGAAATGTGGAAGATGAGATGTACAGGTATCTGATGGAGGAGTAA
- a CDS encoding (deoxy)nucleoside triphosphate pyrophosphohydrolase: protein MKKEVEVVAAIIIDNDKFLCTQRNKSKYEYISYKYEFPGGKVESGETLEDAIIREIKEELDSEVEVKSKYLTVRHEYPDFIVVMHSFLCEMLSEKIILKEHIDSKWLSNAELSSLDWAEADLPIIKKLNGDIDDGCL, encoded by the coding sequence GTGAAAAAAGAAGTTGAAGTTGTTGCAGCAATTATAATAGATAATGATAAATTTTTATGTACTCAAAGAAATAAGAGTAAATATGAATATATATCTTATAAATATGAGTTTCCAGGTGGGAAAGTTGAATCAGGAGAAACTTTAGAAGACGCTATAATTCGTGAAATTAAGGAAGAATTAGATAGTGAGGTAGAAGTAAAATCTAAATATTTAACAGTAAGACATGAATATCCCGATTTTATTGTGGTCATGCATAGTTTTTTATGTGAAATGTTATCTGAAAAAATTATTTTAAAAGAACATATAGATTCAAAATGGCTTTCTAATGCAGAACTTTCAAGTTTAGATTGGGCAGAAGCAGATCTACCTATAATAAAAAAACTAAATGGTGATATAGATGATGGATGTCTATAG
- a CDS encoding DUF3427 domain-containing protein, with the protein MMDVYSQQETETEYRLITNTFNHNFYYELKNSLLTCKSFDLSIAFITYSGLQLILDVLKELEEKGIKGRILTSNYLNFTDPKALRRLKEFSNIETKIYLTDKKGFHTKGYIFEYRDYYRLIVGSSNLTQNALKHNIEWNLTVNSKKVEFNENLFEEYNNTWNESYSLDEELLLTYEKAKIKHDEAHRRVRSLNLFKDIEKIKPNYMQKKALDSLKSFRKNGENKALVIASTGSGKTYMSAFDVEEFNGKSFLFLVHREEILYSAKETFINMKLLKEEDASIFTGNKKEYTDYMFSTVQTMSKYYEYFEKDDFDYIIIDEAHHVTSKSYQNIIQHFKPQFLLGMTATPERGDGGDIFDVFDDNVALDLRLRDALAHDLVAPFHYFGIDDITVDYSSVSLDKISEMSKLLKINKRVKFIIDKLNFYGWDGKKLKGLGFCIDINHAVYMAEEFTKRGIPSIALTGKDNSDKRRECIKKLQDERDPLEMIFTVDIFNEGIDIPNVNIVLMLRPTNSPIVFVQQLGRGLRKTKEKEYLTVLDFIGNHNRAFLISLALSGSNYYDKDSLKVSLVRDFIEIPGCTHIQMDKISKERILKQLENENFNALKYLKEEYKEFKLLNKCKVPLLLDYLRYDGAPNPIKFFQSSIKNYLEFVLKVDESFELEIDPMFSIYYTQLTKMLPIKRPFEFIIIENLLRNKRMSVGDIFKNLGKFLDGWNENTVLHAIETLDLKYADKSEKKSNYKFFKYDKVNQVLEIERDFFNNYIQYEEYYLDLLHYGLLLYQENYGRKNHGVPFFKLYSQYSMRDTALLSNYKKTHSSFRGSGLITNGKEYFLFIDLHKENDVKESINYDDKFLNSKYFQWQTPNSTRRDSERGKNIIYNKSRGINLHLFVRKYKKIDKVIQNYIYLGKGNSSEFKGEKPITVKIKLENEVPNDLFMEFIYKV; encoded by the coding sequence ATGATGGATGTCTATAGTCAACAAGAAACAGAAACAGAATATAGATTGATAACAAATACATTTAATCATAATTTTTATTACGAATTAAAAAATTCATTATTAACGTGTAAAAGTTTTGATCTTAGTATAGCTTTCATAACATATAGTGGGCTACAATTAATTTTAGATGTTCTAAAAGAATTAGAGGAAAAAGGGATAAAAGGTAGAATTCTAACATCTAATTATCTAAATTTTACTGATCCTAAAGCCTTAAGAAGACTAAAGGAATTTTCAAATATTGAAACTAAAATATATTTAACAGATAAAAAAGGATTTCATACAAAGGGGTATATTTTTGAGTATAGAGACTACTATAGGTTAATAGTTGGATCTTCAAATTTGACACAAAATGCTTTAAAACATAATATTGAATGGAATTTAACAGTAAATTCAAAAAAAGTAGAATTTAATGAAAATTTATTTGAAGAATATAATAATACTTGGAATGAAAGTTATTCATTAGATGAAGAGTTATTATTAACTTATGAAAAAGCTAAAATAAAGCATGATGAAGCACATAGAAGAGTAAGATCTTTAAACTTATTTAAAGATATAGAAAAAATAAAACCTAATTATATGCAGAAAAAAGCTTTAGATTCTCTAAAAAGTTTTAGAAAAAATGGAGAAAATAAAGCATTGGTAATAGCTTCGACTGGAAGTGGAAAAACATATATGTCTGCTTTTGATGTAGAAGAATTTAATGGGAAATCTTTTTTATTTTTAGTTCATAGAGAGGAAATACTATATAGCGCTAAAGAAACTTTTATAAATATGAAATTGCTAAAAGAAGAAGATGCTTCTATTTTTACAGGAAATAAAAAAGAATATACTGACTACATGTTTTCTACAGTCCAAACTATGTCTAAGTATTATGAGTATTTTGAAAAGGATGATTTTGATTATATTATAATAGATGAAGCTCATCATGTAACTTCAAAAAGTTATCAGAATATAATTCAGCACTTCAAACCTCAATTTTTATTAGGAATGACTGCAACTCCTGAAAGAGGAGATGGAGGAGATATTTTTGATGTATTCGATGATAATGTAGCATTAGATCTGAGGTTAAGGGATGCCCTAGCTCATGACCTGGTGGCTCCATTTCACTATTTTGGTATAGATGATATTACTGTAGATTATAGCAGTGTTAGTTTAGATAAAATATCAGAAATGAGTAAATTACTTAAGATCAATAAAAGAGTAAAATTTATTATAGATAAATTAAATTTTTATGGTTGGGATGGGAAAAAACTGAAAGGCTTAGGTTTTTGTATTGATATAAATCATGCAGTATATATGGCTGAAGAATTCACTAAGAGAGGAATACCCTCTATAGCTCTTACAGGAAAAGACAACTCAGATAAAAGACGTGAATGTATTAAAAAATTACAAGATGAGAGAGACCCTTTAGAAATGATATTTACAGTGGATATATTCAATGAAGGAATTGATATTCCAAATGTAAATATAGTTTTAATGTTAAGGCCAACAAATTCACCAATAGTCTTTGTACAACAATTAGGAAGAGGATTACGAAAAACAAAAGAAAAAGAATATTTAACTGTTTTAGATTTTATAGGGAATCATAACAGAGCGTTTTTAATTTCATTAGCTTTAAGTGGGAGTAACTATTATGACAAAGACAGTTTAAAAGTTAGCCTTGTAAGAGATTTTATAGAAATACCGGGATGTACTCATATTCAAATGGATAAAATCTCTAAAGAAAGAATTTTAAAACAATTAGAAAATGAAAACTTTAATGCATTAAAATATTTAAAGGAAGAATATAAAGAATTTAAATTGTTAAATAAATGTAAAGTGCCATTACTTTTAGATTATCTTAGATATGATGGAGCACCAAATCCAATTAAATTTTTTCAATCTTCAATTAAAAATTATTTGGAATTTGTATTAAAAGTAGATGAAAGTTTTGAATTAGAGATTGATCCTATGTTTTCAATTTATTATACTCAATTGACAAAAATGTTACCGATAAAAAGACCTTTTGAATTTATAATTATTGAAAACTTATTAAGAAATAAAAGAATGAGTGTAGGTGATATCTTTAAAAATTTGGGGAAGTTCTTAGATGGTTGGAATGAAAATACAGTCTTACATGCAATAGAAACTTTAGATTTAAAATATGCTGATAAGAGTGAGAAAAAATCAAATTATAAATTTTTTAAGTATGATAAAGTAAATCAAGTTCTAGAGATAGAGAGAGATTTTTTTAATAATTATATTCAATATGAAGAATATTATTTGGACTTATTACATTATGGGTTACTTTTGTATCAAGAGAACTACGGCAGAAAAAATCATGGAGTTCCATTTTTTAAATTATATAGTCAATATAGCATGAGGGATACAGCATTATTATCTAATTATAAAAAAACACATTCTTCTTTTAGAGGATCAGGGTTGATTACCAATGGAAAAGAATATTTTTTATTTATAGACCTTCATAAAGAGAATGATGTTAAAGAAAGTATAAATTATGATGATAAATTTCTAAATTCTAAATATTTTCAATGGCAAACACCTAATTCTACTCGTCGTGATAGTGAGCGTGGAAAAAATATTATATATAATAAATCACGTGGTATAAACCTTCATCTCTTTGTCAGAAAATATAAAAAAATAGATAAAGTTATTCAAAATTATATTTATTTAGGAAAAGGAAATAGTAGTGAGTTTAAAGGTGAAAAGCCTATAACTGTAAAAATAAAATTAGAGAATGAAGTTCCAAATGATTTATTTATGGAATTTATTTACAAAGTATAG
- a CDS encoding HD-GYP domain-containing protein: protein MEYINSTLITLGMVFIFLGLVDSVKILKDFENFYKAAKYSYKTGLITFSAMLLFLFLYVTHFSYIILKEVINNEFTHVSSMLFFMDGFFIYTIIFLLKNLSSSLNSFYMQTISSLIRAVKLRDKYTSNHSEHVANLVKAIFEDLPGELKKNLSKNELVEAALLHDIGKIITPLTILNKKSELSVEEYEQIKKHVSDGIYILEPFEVFHKIIPWIKYHHERIDGQGYYKLEKNKIPLESKIIAVADTYSALTTSRIYQRKRSHREAVEVLKAVSGTQLDSGIVEILIKIENEKMEKIFVKSGFNVNSKILVE from the coding sequence ATGGAATATATAAATTCAACACTAATAACACTGGGTATGGTTTTTATTTTCTTAGGTCTAGTGGATTCTGTAAAAATTCTAAAAGATTTTGAAAATTTTTATAAGGCAGCAAAATACTCCTATAAAACGGGTCTTATTACTTTTTCAGCCATGCTTTTATTTCTATTTTTATATGTAACTCATTTTAGTTATATCATCTTAAAGGAAGTGATTAACAATGAATTTACACATGTGAGTTCGATGCTATTTTTTATGGATGGCTTTTTCATATATACAATAATATTTCTCCTGAAGAATCTGTCATCTTCCCTGAACTCCTTTTATATGCAGACAATTAGCAGTCTGATTAGGGCGGTTAAACTAAGGGATAAATATACAAGCAATCATTCTGAGCATGTGGCTAACCTGGTCAAGGCAATCTTTGAGGATCTCCCCGGAGAATTGAAAAAAAATCTATCCAAAAATGAACTGGTAGAAGCAGCTCTCCTCCATGACATAGGAAAAATTATAACACCTTTAACAATCTTAAATAAAAAAAGTGAGTTATCTGTCGAAGAGTATGAACAGATTAAAAAACATGTATCTGACGGGATCTATATTTTAGAGCCCTTTGAGGTTTTTCATAAAATAATTCCATGGATTAAGTACCACCATGAGAGAATTGACGGTCAGGGGTATTATAAGCTGGAAAAAAATAAAATACCTCTGGAATCTAAAATTATAGCAGTAGCAGACACCTATTCTGCCCTGACTACATCCCGGATATATCAGAGGAAGAGATCTCACAGAGAGGCTGTTGAAGTTTTAAAAGCGGTTTCAGGGACTCAGTTAGACAGTGGGATAGTTGAGATACTGATAAAAATAGAGAATGAGAAAATGGAAAAAATATTTGTGAAATCAGGGTTTAATGTTAACTCTAAAATTTTAGTGGAATAA